From Bicyclus anynana chromosome 18, ilBicAnyn1.1, whole genome shotgun sequence, a single genomic window includes:
- the LOC112048269 gene encoding uncharacterized protein LOC112048269, translating to MKFLIIFTAALTLTSADKRCTGVNIDNKYYNLNIIKDGINHVHDLVVNRNDNSIYFTYESVAQNAPNRVLAHIDIGTKVATVIDGIRNATAIAIDNFNNKVYVGGGDGLFKINEHKVPERLPIHDDVMSMHFKNGLYFVNRRKEAYKFEDGFASLVPELKGIKVDRLVIDDDKNIFFTEDRKLYRIKLDTRAVNTHERHLAYYITTDIYSKAYLCTDKGLYAYNKYKFVFDKIGELRNLKALSFHRMNDPVYAVADYIVKLSLSPIGCFDD from the coding sequence ATGAAGTTCCTAATAATTTTTACGGCCGCCCTGACCTTAACATCTGCAGATAAACGATGTACCGGCGTaaacatagataataaatattacaacctCAATATTATCAAAGACGGCATTAACCATGTACACGACTTAGTTGTAAACAGAAACGATAACTCTATATACTTCACATATGAAAGTGTTGCGCAAAACGCACCGAATAGAGTTCTAGCTCATATCGACATTGGAACTAAAGTTGCAACAGTTATTGACGGTATCAGAAATGCGACAGCGATTGCCATAGACAATTTCAACAATAAAGTCTACGTCGGAGGTGGAGATGGTCTATTCAAAATAAACGAACATAAAGTACCAGAAAGATTACCTATACATGACGATGTTATGTCTATGCATTTCAAAAATGGACTGTATTTCGTTAACAGAAGAAAAGAGGCTTACAAATTTGAAGACGGTTTCGCATCACTGGTACCAGAATTGAAGGGCATCAAAGTTGACAGACTAGTAatagatgatgataaaaatatttttttcactgaaGACAGGAAGCTTTACAGAATCAAACTGGACACAAGAGCTGTTAACACACACGAGAGGCATCTAGCGTATTATATCACAACAGATATTTATTCCAAAGCTTATTTGTGTACAGACAAAGGATTGTACgcatataataaatacaaatttgtGTTTGATAAAATAGGGGAGTTGCGTAATTTAAAGGCATTGTCATTTCATAGGATGAATGATCCGGTGTATGCTGTTGCTGATTATATTGTTAAGCTTAGCTTAAGCCCCATTGGTTGTTTTGATGATTGA